The Thermocrinis albus DSM 14484 genome segment GCATAGAAGAAAGTACACCTCTTATAGGCCTCAACATAGGCTGTGGAACACCTGACGCTCTATGGAAGAGACCTCCTATACCTTTGCTGAGAAAACTCATGGAAAAGATACAGAGAGCAATGAAGGGACATCTCCTTCTGACGGGAGCCTCTTTTGAGAAGGATATCAACGAAGAGTTTCTAAAAGGGTATCCCTTACCTGCCACCGACATGGCAGGACTAACCGACATACTGGAGCTACCGGGACTCATAAGGAGTTGTCAGCTTTTTGTGTCCACCGACAGTGGACCCTACCACATGAGTGTGGCTCTACGGGTTCCTACTCTCGCCATCTTTGTAAAACCCTTTCCCTCCTCTTACCACCATCACCCGTGGGTCAGGATAGGTGTTTTACAGAGAGAGGAGGACATTCCTCAGCTTCTTGAAAAGGCTATGGAACTTCTTAAATTCTCCCAAAAAGAGCTATGAGAAAAAACAAAACCTTCTTTGTGTGTCAGGAGTGCGGTTACACATCGGTAAGATGGATGGGGAAGTGTCCTGCCTGTGGTAGCTGGAACTCCATGGTGGAGGAAAAAGATCAGCCCGTGACGGAAGTAAGGACTTCTCAGGTGGATGTCAGACCAATATCTATGTGGGAGGTAGAGAGTAAAGATAGGTTCACCACAGGGTTTAAGAATCTGGACGAGGCGCTGGGGGGAGGTTTGGTGGCCGGACAAGTAATCCTCATAGCGGGAGAGCCGGGTATAGGTAAGTCCACTCTCCTCCTTCAGGTATCGGACAGGTTCTCACGCCTTTACGGAAAAGTTCTGTATGTATCTGGAGAAGAGTCGGGGCCTCAGATCAGCTTGAGGGGACAGAGGATAGGAGTGAAGAGTGACCAACTTCTTGTGCTTTCGGAAACTCATCTGGAAACAGTTCTGAAGGTGATGGAGGAGCTTTCTCCCAAAATGGTGGTGGTGGACTCGGTGCAGACCCTCCACTCTCAGGAGCTAGAGTCTTCCGCAGGGTCCGTTTCTCAGGTACGAGAGTGCTCTTTTCGCCTTGCCGAGTGGTGCAAAGCTAGAGAGATTCCCCTCTTCTTGGTGGGTCAGGTCAACAAGGAAGGTATGATAGCAGGTCCTAAGGTGTTAGAACACCTTGTGGATACCGTCCTTTACTTTGAGGGTGAAAGATACAGCTTCCATAGAGTCATAAAGGTGGTGAAAAACAGGTTTGGGTCTGCCGGAGAGCTGGCGGTGTTTAAAATGAGTTCCATCGGGCTTGAGGAGGTTCCCGATCCCTCGGCCTTCTTCCTGGAAGGAAAAGTGAGAGCTCCTGGCAGTGTCATCTTTCCCAGTACGGAAGGTAGTAAGCCTGTACTTTTGGAGGTGCAGGCTCTCACCATAGATGCCCTTTACACAACACCCCAAAGGAGGACGCAGGGTTTTGATCCCAACCGCCTTTCTCTCATACTGGCTATTTTGGAGAAGGAGGCTAAGGTATTCACGAGGGATAAGGATGTGTTCATCAACGTGGTGGGAGGTATGCAGGTGAAAGAACCTGCCGGTGATCTGGCTGTGGCTCTGGCTGTGGTATCATCGGTAAAAGGTAAGGTGCTGCCCGATCTTCTCGTTTTCGGCGAACTGGGTCTGGCTGGGGAGGTTCGGGGTGTGCATCTTCCTGAGCTGAGGCTTAAGGAAGGTGCTAAGTTTGGTATAAACACCGCGATAGTTCCTAAAGGATGTTATCTGGAAATAGACGGTATGCAGATTTTACCCGTTTCTCACATAAGAGAAGCTATAGAGTATATTTTGGAAAACCACCATGAAGGTGCTGTTGGTGGAGGATGACCATCTTTTGGGGGAGAGTGTGAAGGAGTTTCTCAAGGAGAACGGGTGTACAGTGGACTGGGTGTGGGATCCGAGAGAGGTTAAGGATCTTTTGGAGGTTTCCATATACGATGTGATAATCCTGGACCTGATGATGCCTCACCTGTCGGGAGAGGAGGTGCTCAAGGAGATAAGGAAGAAAGACCAGAAGGTACCTGTTCTGGTGTTGACGGCCAAGGGAAGACTGGAGGACAAAAAGGTGTGTTTTAATCTGGGAGCCGATGATTACCTTACCAAACCCTTTGAACCTGAGGAACTCCTCTTGAGGCTGAAAGCCTTAGTGAGGAGGAAGTTACCTTCCAAACAGGTGGAGATAGGCAGGCTCAAGGTGGATCTAGAAGAAGAGAAGGTGTGGTTGGATTCTAAAGTCCTCCTCCTGTCCCGTAAAGAGTGGCTCCTCCTCAAGTACCTGGTGGAGAACAGGGGAAGATGCGTAAGTAGCGAGGAGCTTCTTAACTACGTTTGGGGGGATGAACCTGTAGGTGAAGAAGTAGTGAGGGCCCACATAAAGAACTTACGTAAGATACTACCACCCGACACCATAGTGACAGTAAAGGGTAGAGGCTACTGTATACCCTAAAGTTCAGTCAAGGCAGTACTGAAGAAGCTCCTTCTTTCCCTTTCCCTCCCGTGAGGAAGTGAAGAGGATCTCCACAGTGGTGTGTTTTCTCACCGACTTGATGGCGGAGGATATCTCGTCCTGAGTTGCTGCATCCACCTTTGTGAGGACCACCTTGTAGGGAAGTTTCCTGTAATGGAGCCATTCTATCATTTGGACATCCAAAGGTGTCACACCTACTCGGGAATCTATGAGGAGAAAAACCCACTTTATGAGCTCTCCATAACGGGAAAAATACTCCTCCATCATCCGTCTCCAAGCTTCCCTTTCTCTGTGGGACACACGGGCATAACCGTAACCTGGAACATCTACCAGGTACACCTTTTCACCAAAGGGTATGAAGGTCACCCTTCTTGTTCTTCCTGGATCCTTACTTACCGCCACCACCTTTTTACCCAACAGCATGTTGATGAGGGAAGACTTACCTACGTTGGACCTTCCCACCAGCACCACGTGGGGTTTGTCCAACCACTCCTCCATAAAGTTTTATAATATCCGTGCATGTGCGGTATAGTGGGATACACGGGAAGAAGCAGCGCTCTTCTGATACTTCTTGAGGCTCTCGAAAGGTTGGAGTATAGGGGATACGACTCATCGGGTGTTGCCATAATAGAGAAGGGTAAGCTCTTTGTGGAGAAAAAGGTAGGAAAGATAAGGGAGCTGGTGCGCAGTCTGTGGGGCAAGACCCTGGAGGGCACAACAGGCATAGGTCATACTCGCTGGGCCACTCACGGAGGTGTGTGTGAACTGAACGCTCATCCTCACATCGACTTTACAGGTGAGTTTGCCCTTGTCCACAACGGCATCATAGAGAACTACATGGAACTGAAGGAGTTTCTGCGGTCCAAAGGTGTGGAGTATAAGTCAGAAACGGATACGGAGGCTATAGTACACTTAGTGTCCCTCCACTACAAGGGTGATCTTTTGCAAGCTGTAATGTCCACTCTTCCTTACCTGAAGGGTGCTTACGCTTTTGCCGTCATCACCACCAAGGAACCCAACAGGATAGTGGCCGTAAGGTACGGCAGTCCGCTGGTGGTGGGTTTGGGAGAGGATGGTAACATGATAGCTTCCGACATTCCTGCCCTTCTTCCTTTAACCAGGAAGGTGATACCCCTTGACGACGGTGAAGTGGTGGACGTAACACCTGAAGGTGTGGTCATATACGATACGGAGGGTAACGTAAGGGTAAAAGATCCCATAACAGTTACGTGGGATATAGTTTCTGCCGAAAAGGCAGGCTTTAAGCACTTTATGCTGAAGGAGATCTTTGAGGGACCACGGGTCATAGGAGATACTCTGAGCGGTTTTGTTTCACGGGACTACTCTCTTCCCTTTTCCCTGAAAGACTTCAGAAGAGTTATCATAACCGCCTGTGGCACTTCTTACCACGCTGGACTCATCGCCAAGTACTGGATAGAAAAGTACGCCCAGATCCCGGTGGAGGTGGCCTACGCTTCGGAGTTTAGATACTCCGACACTCCGGTTGGTCCGGAAGATTTGGTGATAGCTATATCTCAGTCTGGGGAAACGGCGGATACCAGATTTTCTGCCCTCAGTGCTAAAGAGAAGGGTGCCACCTTAGTGTCGGTGGTGA includes the following:
- the glmS gene encoding glutamine--fructose-6-phosphate transaminase (isomerizing); its protein translation is MCGIVGYTGRSSALLILLEALERLEYRGYDSSGVAIIEKGKLFVEKKVGKIRELVRSLWGKTLEGTTGIGHTRWATHGGVCELNAHPHIDFTGEFALVHNGIIENYMELKEFLRSKGVEYKSETDTEAIVHLVSLHYKGDLLQAVMSTLPYLKGAYAFAVITTKEPNRIVAVRYGSPLVVGLGEDGNMIASDIPALLPLTRKVIPLDDGEVVDVTPEGVVIYDTEGNVRVKDPITVTWDIVSAEKAGFKHFMLKEIFEGPRVIGDTLSGFVSRDYSLPFSLKDFRRVIITACGTSYHAGLIAKYWIEKYAQIPVEVAYASEFRYSDTPVGPEDLVIAISQSGETADTRFSALSAKEKGATLVSVVNVVGSALSRESDYTLYTHAGPEIGVAATKTFLAQLTVLYSLAAIHSPDKDRLMQSLMRIPSLVEKVLAEANYVREIALKYAHVKSVLYLGRYLSYPVAMEGALKLKEISYIHAEGLPAGEMKHGPIALIDDSMPVVVVAPHDRVYEKVISNIEEVLARKGKVISVGFEGDKQLEKLSLHFIPVPAVEEDLTPFLTVVPLQLMAYYIADYLGLDVDQPRNLAKTVTVE
- the radA gene encoding DNA repair protein RadA; the encoded protein is MRKNKTFFVCQECGYTSVRWMGKCPACGSWNSMVEEKDQPVTEVRTSQVDVRPISMWEVESKDRFTTGFKNLDEALGGGLVAGQVILIAGEPGIGKSTLLLQVSDRFSRLYGKVLYVSGEESGPQISLRGQRIGVKSDQLLVLSETHLETVLKVMEELSPKMVVVDSVQTLHSQELESSAGSVSQVRECSFRLAEWCKAREIPLFLVGQVNKEGMIAGPKVLEHLVDTVLYFEGERYSFHRVIKVVKNRFGSAGELAVFKMSSIGLEEVPDPSAFFLEGKVRAPGSVIFPSTEGSKPVLLEVQALTIDALYTTPQRRTQGFDPNRLSLILAILEKEAKVFTRDKDVFINVVGGMQVKEPAGDLAVALAVVSSVKGKVLPDLLVFGELGLAGEVRGVHLPELRLKEGAKFGINTAIVPKGCYLEIDGMQILPVSHIREAIEYILENHHEGAVGGG
- a CDS encoding response regulator transcription factor, which encodes MKVLLVEDDHLLGESVKEFLKENGCTVDWVWDPREVKDLLEVSIYDVIILDLMMPHLSGEEVLKEIRKKDQKVPVLVLTAKGRLEDKKVCFNLGADDYLTKPFEPEELLLRLKALVRRKLPSKQVEIGRLKVDLEEEKVWLDSKVLLLSRKEWLLLKYLVENRGRCVSSEELLNYVWGDEPVGEEVVRAHIKNLRKILPPDTIVTVKGRGYCIP
- the yihA gene encoding ribosome biogenesis GTP-binding protein YihA/YsxC, whose product is MEEWLDKPHVVLVGRSNVGKSSLINMLLGKKVVAVSKDPGRTRRVTFIPFGEKVYLVDVPGYGYARVSHREREAWRRMMEEYFSRYGELIKWVFLLIDSRVGVTPLDVQMIEWLHYRKLPYKVVLTKVDAATQDEISSAIKSVRKHTTVEILFTSSREGKGKKELLQYCLD